Proteins from one Gibbsiella quercinecans genomic window:
- a CDS encoding FAD-dependent oxidoreductase: MRKRFRNQPVLDVLIVGAGQVGLATAFGLRQARINQVMMIDQRPPGFEGPWLTHARMHELRTSKNETGPSLGVPSLTPQAWYEARYGQEAWQNIGAISRKDWAEYLAWFRDTLGFTVTNHAKLVQIIPQDEILQAVYETPEGKASVLARKIVLATGFADSGGLNVPEVLKNLPSHLYAHSAQHIDFTQLEGKHIAVMGAGAAAFENAATALENGAASVDIFVRRAQVPRVNMFHWSDFYGVMNHYGDMPDLYRWRFSRHLLEAGHPPPAGSFKRCEPFKNFRVLTGQSWLETQPKNDGLTVRTAAGWFDYDFVICGTGNNPDVRHFSPLAAFADNIAVWADRLEPEVAQENPVLSTYPYLGEHFELVPLDPQRMPLLRSIYCPNSSAQVSMGNSGGVPGMRAAVPRLMQGLVRDLFVEDVETYYQQFIDYDAPEPDDIAFLNGGA, encoded by the coding sequence TTGCGTAAACGCTTTAGGAATCAGCCGGTCTTGGACGTGCTCATCGTGGGGGCCGGGCAGGTCGGCCTGGCAACGGCATTTGGCCTGCGCCAGGCGCGTATCAATCAGGTGATGATGATTGATCAACGCCCACCTGGGTTTGAGGGGCCATGGCTGACCCATGCCCGCATGCATGAGCTGCGCACGTCGAAAAATGAGACGGGCCCCAGTCTGGGGGTTCCCTCGCTTACGCCTCAGGCATGGTATGAAGCCCGTTATGGTCAGGAGGCATGGCAAAATATTGGGGCAATATCACGTAAAGATTGGGCTGAATATCTGGCCTGGTTTAGAGATACGTTGGGTTTTACGGTAACCAATCATGCCAAATTGGTACAGATAATCCCTCAGGATGAGATATTGCAGGCGGTCTACGAAACGCCAGAGGGAAAAGCGTCGGTGCTGGCGCGGAAAATCGTTCTGGCTACGGGATTTGCAGACAGTGGTGGATTAAATGTCCCAGAGGTGCTGAAAAATCTGCCTTCTCATCTCTACGCTCATTCAGCACAACACATCGATTTTACTCAACTTGAAGGGAAACACATTGCGGTTATGGGGGCTGGGGCAGCGGCGTTTGAAAATGCAGCCACAGCCCTGGAAAACGGCGCGGCCAGCGTCGATATCTTCGTCCGTCGTGCGCAGGTTCCTCGGGTCAATATGTTCCACTGGAGCGATTTTTACGGTGTGATGAACCATTACGGTGATATGCCCGATCTTTATCGCTGGCGTTTTAGCCGCCACCTGCTGGAAGCCGGCCATCCACCGCCTGCGGGATCATTCAAACGTTGCGAACCGTTCAAAAACTTTCGGGTGCTCACGGGGCAGTCTTGGCTGGAGACACAGCCTAAAAATGATGGGCTTACTGTACGCACTGCAGCAGGCTGGTTTGATTATGACTTCGTTATCTGTGGCACCGGCAATAACCCGGACGTTCGCCATTTTAGTCCGCTGGCGGCGTTTGCAGACAATATAGCGGTATGGGCTGACCGGCTGGAGCCTGAGGTGGCGCAGGAAAACCCGGTACTGTCGACCTATCCCTATTTAGGTGAGCACTTTGAACTGGTGCCGCTTGACCCGCAACGTATGCCTTTGCTGCGCAGCATCTATTGCCCTAACAGCAGCGCTCAGGTCAGCATGGGCAATTCAGGTGGGGTGCCGGGTATGCGTGCGGCAGTGCCGCGCCTGATGCAGGGGTTGGTACGGGATCTGTTTGTTGAGGATGTCGAGACATATTACCAGCAGTTCATTGATTACGATGCTCCTGAGCCGGATGACATTGCGTTTCTTAACGGAGGGGCATAG
- a CDS encoding ABC transporter substrate-binding protein, whose amino-acid sequence MDAQTPDRLWYTRCPVPTASGIAIHKNWLSEAFAPEGIEVTSLRASPDRAIRESHFDHVQINSFRQGGNAPPIWSRSEGRDVVVVGLTWLPQYQSILALPGSGIKSVQDLRGKKLALPRRVKDKIDFWRASALQGYLQSLAAVGLSAEDVELIDLPVERAYIQEQTASERGGLFDARQTASSAREEAFALIRGEVDAIYHYGALGPQLQEFLGAITVVDLNHHPDQRVAINNGTPNVLSVSGQLVREHPDLVARYLAEVLRAARWAKSHRQEAQQIVAREVSVVDEWVPAAFDDSLFDNLEPSLRPELINALRIRKDFLLKHGFIRKDFSIDEWIEPGPLAAAHALLNKEGAK is encoded by the coding sequence ATGGATGCTCAGACACCAGACCGCTTATGGTATACCCGCTGCCCTGTTCCTACTGCGTCAGGAATCGCTATTCACAAGAACTGGTTAAGTGAAGCTTTTGCACCTGAAGGGATTGAAGTGACCTCTTTGCGCGCTTCACCGGATAGGGCAATCCGGGAGTCACATTTTGACCACGTTCAGATTAATTCTTTTCGTCAGGGAGGCAATGCGCCACCAATCTGGTCGCGCTCAGAAGGGCGTGATGTGGTCGTGGTGGGGCTGACGTGGCTGCCTCAATATCAGTCAATCCTGGCTTTGCCGGGCTCCGGTATTAAGAGCGTCCAGGATCTTCGTGGTAAGAAACTGGCACTGCCGCGGCGTGTTAAGGACAAAATAGATTTCTGGCGCGCTTCTGCTTTACAGGGGTATCTGCAATCGCTTGCGGCAGTAGGGCTCTCAGCAGAAGATGTTGAACTGATCGATTTGCCGGTTGAACGGGCCTATATCCAGGAGCAAACCGCGTCTGAGCGCGGGGGATTATTTGATGCGCGCCAGACAGCAAGTTCCGCACGTGAGGAAGCGTTCGCGCTAATCCGTGGTGAGGTCGATGCCATTTACCATTATGGGGCGCTGGGGCCGCAACTTCAGGAGTTTCTGGGGGCGATTACCGTCGTTGACCTTAACCATCACCCTGATCAACGTGTTGCCATTAATAATGGTACGCCGAATGTGTTGTCCGTCAGTGGTCAACTGGTGCGAGAACACCCGGACCTGGTGGCGCGCTATCTTGCTGAAGTATTGCGTGCGGCGCGCTGGGCGAAATCCCATCGGCAGGAAGCGCAGCAGATTGTCGCCAGGGAAGTGTCCGTGGTGGATGAGTGGGTGCCTGCTGCGTTTGATGACAGCTTGTTTGACAATCTTGAACCGAGCCTGCGCCCAGAGCTGATTAATGCATTACGGATTCGAAAGGATTTTCTTTTAAAGCACGGGTTTATACGAAAAGACTTTTCCATCGATGAGTGGATTGAGCCTGGCCCTCTTGCCGCAGCACACGCATTACTGAATAAAGAGGGCGCAAAATGA
- a CDS encoding NUDIX hydrolase: MKEIHIAAALIVRSDGRVLLVRKRGTAAFMQPGGKIERGEKPIAALCRELQEELNVQVSASAPEYIGKFAAPAVNEPGWTVVAEIFKVHISEPVSPAAEIAEIIWFQPGQDKGVNLAPLTKDHVLPLLNPV; the protein is encoded by the coding sequence ATCAAAGAAATACATATCGCTGCCGCGCTCATCGTTCGTTCGGATGGACGAGTCTTGTTGGTCAGAAAACGCGGCACCGCCGCTTTCATGCAGCCCGGCGGCAAGATAGAACGCGGCGAAAAACCCATAGCAGCGCTTTGCCGTGAGCTTCAGGAAGAGCTGAATGTGCAGGTTTCCGCGTCCGCGCCCGAGTATATCGGTAAGTTCGCCGCACCCGCCGTCAACGAGCCAGGCTGGACGGTTGTAGCCGAAATATTCAAGGTTCACATTTCAGAACCTGTTTCCCCAGCCGCCGAGATAGCAGAAATCATCTGGTTTCAACCGGGACAAGATAAAGGAGTGAACCTGGCGCCACTTACAAAAGACCATGTGCTGCCGCTGTTAAATCCGGTCTAG
- a CDS encoding ABC transporter permease: MKGVKPNWGWASLPFLLLVWIAVASRYPAYVLPQPWDVWNEAVRWFSDGSIWAQLWASLLEEFAGFTLAVLMALILGTSAGLSDRFRDFITPLNSLFMAIPPIAWAPLMLLIFGLGLTSIVVVIFIAALFPMCITIQEGIRGIRGGEVRAARTLGASASQLLLHVYLPSSLPFITAAMRIGFSQAWRALVAAEMLGASQGIGWMVAMGGQTGNSSQVLLGICLIGLIAWLMENLVFRRVEQRYQRWRAR; encoded by the coding sequence GTGAAGGGGGTTAAACCTAACTGGGGTTGGGCATCGCTTCCGTTTCTGTTGCTGGTCTGGATAGCCGTGGCCAGCCGTTATCCCGCTTACGTATTGCCACAACCCTGGGATGTCTGGAACGAAGCGGTGCGCTGGTTCAGCGACGGCTCGATCTGGGCTCAACTGTGGGCCAGCCTGTTGGAGGAATTTGCAGGCTTTACCCTGGCGGTACTGATGGCACTGATTCTGGGCACCAGCGCCGGCTTGTCCGATCGTTTTCGTGATTTCATCACGCCGCTCAACAGCCTGTTTATGGCTATTCCCCCCATTGCCTGGGCACCGTTGATGCTGCTGATTTTTGGTTTGGGCCTCACCTCAATCGTGGTGGTGATCTTTATCGCGGCGTTGTTTCCCATGTGTATCACTATCCAGGAAGGCATCCGCGGAATTCGCGGTGGTGAAGTCCGTGCCGCACGCACGCTGGGAGCGAGCGCCAGTCAATTGTTACTGCACGTTTATCTGCCCAGTTCGCTGCCATTCATCACCGCGGCGATGCGTATTGGCTTTAGCCAAGCCTGGCGCGCACTGGTGGCGGCCGAAATGCTTGGCGCTTCGCAGGGGATTGGCTGGATGGTCGCCATGGGCGGCCAGACAGGCAACAGCAGCCAGGTTTTGCTGGGGATTTGCCTGATCGGGCTGATCGCCTGGCTAATGGAAAATCTTGTTTTTCGCCGCGTTGAACAGCGCTATCAGCGCTGGCGTGCCCGTTAA
- a CDS encoding ABC transporter substrate-binding protein yields MSKSLFTVLIPGLLISSSVFAADTAPLRIGWVYALANAPALIAEKEGFYKQEGLNVELKSFGDGPVISQALAAHELDAAYIGAPPVFQWYSRGLKGQIIAKVNSGQAALMVPTGSSITQLSGLKGKRIAGVKKGSGMDVLLRGLVLEQQAKLTADKDVQVVSMPAGNMPAALRQGVVDAAFTWEPFISEAVLRGDARVLFDVNQAQPNYPWYVLMAQPETLKDRPDDVVKLLRAHKKAVDFINQHPAAADKIIADAFRLQAIKTAQGKTLSPEELVKNARQRIG; encoded by the coding sequence ATGAGCAAATCACTTTTCACCGTGTTGATACCAGGGCTTCTTATCTCCTCATCTGTCTTTGCGGCAGATACCGCACCGCTGCGCATTGGCTGGGTTTACGCCCTGGCAAACGCGCCTGCGCTGATCGCAGAGAAAGAGGGCTTTTATAAACAGGAAGGGTTGAACGTTGAGCTGAAATCTTTTGGCGACGGGCCGGTGATTAGCCAGGCACTGGCGGCGCACGAGTTGGATGCCGCGTACATTGGCGCACCCCCCGTATTTCAGTGGTATTCACGCGGCCTGAAGGGGCAGATCATCGCCAAAGTAAACAGTGGCCAGGCGGCGCTGATGGTACCGACTGGCAGCAGTATCACGCAGTTGTCCGGCCTGAAAGGGAAACGAATTGCCGGCGTGAAAAAAGGCAGCGGTATGGATGTGTTACTGCGTGGTTTGGTGCTGGAGCAGCAGGCAAAATTGACAGCGGATAAAGATGTACAGGTTGTGAGTATGCCCGCTGGTAATATGCCCGCCGCCCTGCGCCAGGGCGTGGTGGATGCCGCCTTCACCTGGGAGCCCTTCATCAGCGAGGCGGTACTGCGTGGCGATGCCAGAGTATTGTTTGACGTTAATCAGGCGCAGCCAAACTATCCCTGGTATGTGCTGATGGCACAGCCGGAAACGCTGAAAGATCGTCCTGATGACGTGGTTAAACTGCTGCGCGCCCACAAAAAAGCGGTCGACTTCATCAATCAGCATCCTGCGGCAGCCGACAAAATCATCGCCGATGCCTTCAGGTTACAGGCAATCAAAACAGCACAGGGAAAAACGCTTTCACCTGAAGAGCTGGTCAAAAATGCGCGTCAGCGTATCGGCTGA
- a CDS encoding ABC transporter ATP-binding protein encodes MNIRSTPTLKVDQITFCYPGGATVFRDFSFHARDGEFVVLLGPSGCGKSTLLNLLAGFTQPEQGSIRVRGEKTYPENAALGYVFQQPQLFGWLSALENVRFGLRMRNQGDKKAQRALARQYLARVGLDHAADSLPHQMSGGMQQRVSLARALALEPSVLLMDEPFAALDAITRGDMNEETLRLWSALGQTTVFITHDIDEAVFLADRVIVLNRAPGGIHSELTIDLPRPRSNLETRQLPAFTAYRNELLKRISDVMQQSPTH; translated from the coding sequence ATGAATATACGCAGTACACCCACGCTGAAGGTAGACCAGATAACGTTTTGCTATCCCGGCGGCGCAACGGTGTTCCGTGATTTTAGCTTCCACGCCCGGGACGGCGAGTTTGTGGTGTTACTGGGCCCCTCCGGCTGCGGCAAAAGCACACTGCTGAATCTGCTTGCGGGTTTTACTCAACCCGAACAGGGCAGCATACGGGTGCGCGGGGAAAAAACGTACCCAGAGAATGCTGCTCTGGGATATGTCTTTCAACAACCTCAACTGTTTGGCTGGCTTAGCGCACTGGAAAATGTGCGCTTCGGCCTGCGTATGCGCAACCAGGGTGATAAGAAAGCGCAACGCGCGCTTGCTCGGCAGTACCTGGCGCGCGTGGGCCTCGACCATGCGGCAGACTCTCTGCCACATCAAATGTCTGGTGGTATGCAGCAGCGCGTTTCGCTAGCGCGAGCGCTGGCACTGGAGCCCAGCGTGCTGTTAATGGACGAACCGTTTGCCGCGCTTGATGCCATTACGCGTGGTGACATGAACGAAGAGACGCTGCGCCTATGGTCTGCCCTTGGTCAGACGACGGTATTTATCACGCACGATATTGATGAGGCCGTGTTCCTTGCCGATCGCGTCATCGTGCTTAACCGGGCGCCGGGCGGTATTCACAGTGAACTCACTATCGATTTGCCACGCCCGCGGAGCAATCTTGAAACACGCCAATTACCCGCTTTCACCGCTTATCGCAATGAACTCCTCAAGCGCATCAGTGACGTGATGCAACAGTCGCCAACACACTAA